The Listeria monocytogenes genome window below encodes:
- a CDS encoding ABC transporter ATP-binding protein — translation METLLSFDKVYKDYPSGPSIIHALKETNFEAKKGELIAIVGPSGSGKSTLLSLAGALLTPTGGTISINGKSVGNLSSKEQTALRLEEIGFIFQAAHLVPYLHVKDQISFIGKMAGKSAAELEKDTASLLSQLGISDRANFYPKDLSGGQKQRVAIARALINQPSVILADEPTASLDTERSREVVELIRNEVVQTSRTAIMVTHDERMLDLVNHVYRMEDGILTQES, via the coding sequence ATGGAAACTCTACTATCTTTTGATAAGGTGTATAAAGATTACCCATCCGGTCCTTCAATTATTCATGCACTGAAGGAAACAAACTTTGAAGCTAAAAAAGGCGAACTAATCGCGATTGTTGGCCCGAGTGGTTCTGGTAAAAGTACGCTACTTTCTCTTGCCGGAGCGCTATTAACACCGACTGGCGGAACGATTTCTATTAACGGCAAATCTGTCGGAAACTTATCTTCTAAAGAACAAACGGCTCTCCGCTTAGAAGAAATCGGCTTTATTTTCCAAGCAGCTCATCTGGTTCCTTATTTACATGTAAAAGATCAAATCAGCTTTATTGGAAAAATGGCTGGGAAAAGTGCGGCGGAGCTTGAAAAAGATACAGCTTCACTTCTAAGCCAACTTGGCATTAGCGATCGCGCAAATTTCTATCCAAAAGATTTATCTGGCGGTCAAAAGCAACGTGTCGCTATTGCTCGCGCGCTTATTAATCAACCTTCCGTTATTTTAGCCGACGAACCAACTGCGAGCCTTGATACAGAAAGAAGTCGTGAAGTTGTCGAGCTTATCCGGAATGAAGTTGTGCAAACGAGCCGAACAGCAATCATGGTAACACATGACGAACGTATGCTAGATTTAGTCAACCATGTATATCGTATGGAAGACGGAATACTTACCCAAGAAAGCTAA
- a CDS encoding DeoR/GlpR family DNA-binding transcription regulator: protein MLSIERKRAIVQYVKSRKIATVSELAKHFEVHEATIRRDLTSLEKDKKLKRTHGGVMIEEKVVSEPNWKKRSEVRYEEKQRIATLAATMVKDGDTIILDAGTTTGHIATALKDRSKLTVITNDINVASIMRFSPSKVIVTGGVIYPETFILNGMITSGTLQSIHVHKAFVTTPALDIDKGLMHYDEYLIPAKQQMLHSADEVILVTDHTKFGRISLYKYAALDEISSIITGKEIDPVLKEQFEEKGMQIYTT from the coding sequence GTGCTATCTATCGAACGAAAACGCGCCATCGTCCAATATGTCAAAAGCCGAAAAATAGCAACAGTTAGCGAATTAGCTAAACATTTTGAAGTCCATGAAGCAACCATTCGCCGCGATTTAACCTCTTTAGAAAAAGACAAAAAGCTAAAAAGAACCCACGGCGGAGTTATGATAGAGGAAAAAGTAGTTTCCGAACCTAATTGGAAAAAACGAAGCGAAGTGCGCTACGAAGAAAAACAACGCATTGCCACATTAGCAGCGACAATGGTCAAAGACGGCGATACAATCATTCTTGACGCCGGAACAACAACCGGACACATCGCAACCGCATTAAAAGACCGATCCAAACTAACCGTCATAACAAACGATATCAATGTAGCTTCCATTATGCGCTTTTCTCCGTCTAAAGTAATTGTGACAGGCGGCGTTATCTACCCAGAAACTTTCATCCTTAATGGTATGATTACAAGCGGAACCTTGCAGAGCATTCACGTACATAAAGCATTTGTAACCACACCAGCGCTCGATATCGACAAAGGCTTAATGCACTACGACGAATACCTAATCCCAGCTAAGCAACAAATGCTCCACTCAGCCGATGAAGTAATCTTAGTAACAGACCACACCAAGTTCGGTCGCATTTCGCTCTATAAATACGCAGCCTTAGACGAAATCTCTTCTATTATCACTGGAAAAGAAATAGATCCAGTATTAAAAGAACAATTTGAAGAAAAAGGAATGCAAATTTATACAACATAA
- the yugI gene encoding S1 domain-containing post-transcriptional regulator GSP13, with protein MSTFKVGDVVSGKIAGIQSYGAFVALDNSTQGLVHISEITHGFVKDIHDFLEVGQEVKVKILDIDEEKNKISLSIRATEEAPKEQPIKKKSVSSSENDEGFNTLRDKLEEWIKKADK; from the coding sequence ATGAGTACATTCAAAGTAGGAGATGTAGTTTCTGGTAAAATCGCAGGAATTCAAAGCTACGGAGCATTTGTAGCGCTAGATAATTCGACACAAGGCTTAGTTCATATTTCAGAAATCACGCATGGCTTTGTCAAAGATATCCATGATTTTCTAGAAGTTGGGCAAGAAGTCAAAGTGAAAATTCTAGATATTGATGAAGAAAAAAATAAAATCAGTCTTTCTATTAGAGCAACAGAAGAAGCACCAAAAGAACAACCAATTAAAAAGAAATCAGTTTCATCTAGCGAAAACGACGAAGGTTTTAACACTTTGCGCGATAAACTAGAAGAATGGATTAAAAAAGCAGACAAATAA
- a CDS encoding glucose-6-phosphate isomerase: MTHIKFDYSKALRFFEERELDYLEPAVKAAHDSLHNGTGAGNDALGWINLPTDYDKEEFARIKKATEKIHSDSDVLIVIGIGGSYLGARAAIETLNHSFYNVLEKGARKTPQVFFAGNSISSSYLHDLIEVVGDRDFSVNVISKSGTTTEPAIAFRVFKELLIKKYGEEGAKKRIYATTDKAKGALKTLADNEGYETFVVPDDVGGRFSVLTAVGLLPIAVSGVDIDALMNGAAAASKDFDKPELKNNIAYQYAAARNVLYRKGKVTELLISYEPGLQYFNEWWKQLFGESEGKDKKGIYPSSANFSTDLHSIGQYIQDGRRNLFETVIKVDKPRHNITINKEDVDLDGLNYLAGETVDFVNTKAFEGTLLAHTDGEVPNFVVEVPELDAYTFGYLVYFFEKAVAISGYLNGVNPFDQPGVEAYKANMFALLGKPGFEDKKAELEKRLND; the protein is encoded by the coding sequence ATGACACATATTAAATTTGATTATTCCAAAGCGCTCCGTTTTTTTGAAGAACGCGAACTTGATTATCTTGAACCAGCAGTAAAAGCAGCTCATGATTCATTACATAATGGTACAGGTGCTGGTAATGACGCACTTGGTTGGATTAACTTACCAACAGATTACGACAAAGAAGAATTTGCTCGTATCAAAAAAGCAACCGAAAAAATCCACAGTGACTCCGACGTATTAATCGTTATCGGAATCGGTGGTTCTTACCTTGGAGCACGTGCAGCAATCGAAACTTTAAATCATTCCTTCTATAATGTACTTGAAAAAGGTGCGCGTAAAACACCTCAAGTATTCTTTGCGGGAAATAGCATCAGTTCTTCTTACTTACATGACTTAATTGAAGTAGTTGGCGACCGTGACTTCTCTGTTAACGTTATTTCTAAATCCGGAACAACAACAGAGCCAGCAATCGCTTTCCGTGTTTTCAAAGAACTTTTAATCAAAAAATATGGCGAAGAAGGCGCGAAAAAACGCATTTACGCTACAACGGATAAAGCAAAAGGCGCACTAAAAACATTAGCTGACAACGAAGGCTACGAAACATTTGTTGTTCCAGATGATGTTGGCGGACGTTTCTCCGTTTTAACTGCAGTAGGTTTACTTCCAATCGCAGTTAGCGGTGTTGATATCGATGCTCTTATGAACGGAGCAGCAGCAGCTAGCAAAGATTTCGACAAACCAGAACTTAAAAACAATATTGCCTACCAATACGCAGCAGCTCGTAACGTTCTTTACCGTAAAGGAAAAGTAACAGAACTTCTAATCAGCTATGAGCCAGGCTTGCAATACTTTAACGAGTGGTGGAAACAATTATTCGGTGAAAGTGAAGGTAAAGACAAAAAAGGTATTTACCCATCCAGCGCGAACTTCTCCACTGACTTGCACTCTATCGGTCAATATATCCAAGACGGACGCCGTAATCTTTTTGAAACAGTTATCAAAGTGGATAAACCACGCCACAACATAACTATTAATAAAGAAGACGTGGATTTAGATGGCTTAAATTATCTTGCAGGTGAAACAGTTGATTTCGTTAATACAAAAGCATTTGAAGGAACACTTCTAGCACATACAGACGGCGAAGTTCCAAACTTTGTTGTAGAAGTACCAGAACTAGATGCATATACTTTTGGTTACCTAGTATACTTCTTTGAAAAAGCAGTAGCTATCAGCGGTTACCTAAATGGCGTAAATCCATTTGACCAACCAGGTGTAGAAGCATACAAAGCCAATATGTTTGCATTACTTGGCAAACCAGGCTTCGAAGACAAAAAAGCAGAACTAGAAAAACGCTTAAATGATTAA
- a CDS encoding NUDIX hydrolase encodes MKRSIHVQAFVYNEKKDEILVVRDRNLTWAFPGGQVETNQTMEEALASKVKEQTNIDIEIESILHCKERRATWEHVCTFVFRAKPVGSVLLASDNDNVFRVKWIPIPLADDLLAVDQLSLNELVRSEGVLYENYT; translated from the coding sequence ATGAAAAGGTCTATTCATGTGCAGGCATTTGTATATAACGAGAAGAAAGACGAGATACTAGTGGTAAGAGATCGTAATTTGACATGGGCGTTTCCAGGAGGACAAGTCGAAACAAATCAAACAATGGAAGAAGCGCTAGCGAGTAAAGTGAAAGAGCAGACAAATATCGATATAGAAATAGAGTCTATCTTACACTGCAAAGAACGTCGTGCTACATGGGAGCACGTCTGTACATTTGTTTTTCGAGCAAAACCTGTTGGGAGTGTGCTTCTTGCTTCCGATAACGACAATGTGTTTCGGGTAAAATGGATACCTATCCCCCTCGCAGATGATTTATTAGCTGTAGACCAATTATCATTAAACGAACTAGTCAGAAGCGAGGGAGTCTTATATGAAAACTATACCTAA
- a CDS encoding PTS sugar transporter subunit IIB, with protein MKNIVLVCAAGMSTSLLVTKMRQAAESRGEACEIEAYSIAEVSNLIDDADVVLLGPQVRYQKKTVDELAAGKIPVDVIDMAAYGTMNGEKVLGQALDLINGFQK; from the coding sequence ATGAAAAATATTGTTTTAGTATGTGCGGCAGGGATGTCAACAAGCCTTTTAGTAACAAAAATGCGTCAAGCAGCAGAAAGTCGTGGAGAAGCTTGCGAAATTGAAGCATATTCTATTGCTGAAGTAAGTAACTTAATTGACGATGCAGATGTAGTATTATTAGGACCACAAGTACGTTATCAGAAAAAAACAGTGGATGAATTAGCTGCTGGGAAAATTCCAGTAGATGTTATCGACATGGCGGCTTATGGTACGATGAACGGTGAAAAAGTACTAGGTCAAGCATTAGACTTAATCAACGGTTTCCAAAAATAA
- a CDS encoding ABC transporter permease, protein MFLGLRELVYSKLRYILVTGIMVLIMLLSLILSGLANGLAYDNASSVADNGVPYYVLSKDAQDKLSRSQFPESKLADVKKDANVKDAAVLGQSMQTLKRESDDKKFSVALFGIQPDSFLAPKISDGANIQVTKPDEIVVDSSLKSDGIKIGDVLMDDILNRELTVVGFTENQKYSHAPVVYINIATWQEINPVLYHQKIPQTSTIAIKTENPDKGVTLSDKDLTTIDHKEFLNQIPGYSAEQMTLNMMIFFLIIIGGFILTAFFYVMTLQKTTQFGILKALGTKTSYLVKSIITQVVIISIISILISVGVTLILPSIMPAAMPFRLSPMTIALYSGLFFLVALFGALLSLRRIAKVDALDAIRGGDE, encoded by the coding sequence ATGTTTTTAGGGCTTCGTGAATTAGTTTATTCTAAGTTGCGCTATATTTTAGTAACAGGCATCATGGTCTTAATTATGTTACTATCACTTATTTTATCAGGGCTGGCAAACGGGCTTGCTTATGATAATGCTTCATCTGTCGCAGATAACGGGGTTCCATATTATGTGCTCAGCAAAGACGCCCAAGACAAATTATCTAGATCCCAGTTCCCAGAATCCAAACTCGCTGATGTAAAAAAAGATGCGAATGTAAAGGACGCTGCGGTTCTCGGTCAATCTATGCAAACATTAAAACGGGAAAGTGACGATAAAAAGTTTAGTGTCGCACTTTTCGGTATTCAACCAGATAGCTTTCTCGCTCCAAAAATTTCTGACGGAGCTAACATACAAGTGACAAAACCTGACGAAATCGTCGTTGATTCTTCCTTAAAGTCAGACGGAATCAAAATTGGCGATGTTTTGATGGATGATATTTTAAATAGAGAATTAACAGTTGTCGGCTTTACGGAAAATCAAAAGTATAGCCATGCTCCCGTTGTTTATATTAATATCGCGACTTGGCAAGAAATCAATCCTGTTTTATATCACCAAAAAATTCCGCAAACAAGTACTATTGCGATTAAAACAGAAAATCCTGATAAAGGTGTAACCCTTTCGGATAAAGATTTAACGACGATCGATCACAAAGAGTTTTTAAATCAAATTCCAGGTTACTCGGCGGAACAAATGACACTTAACATGATGATTTTCTTCTTAATCATTATTGGCGGATTTATTTTAACCGCGTTCTTCTATGTTATGACGCTTCAAAAAACAACGCAATTTGGTATTTTGAAAGCATTGGGTACAAAAACTAGCTACTTAGTTAAGAGCATTATTACCCAAGTGGTGATTATTTCGATTATTAGTATTTTAATTAGTGTCGGTGTAACGCTGATTTTACCAAGCATTATGCCAGCAGCAATGCCATTTAGATTAAGTCCGATGACGATTGCACTTTATAGTGGTTTGTTTTTCTTAGTCGCTTTATTTGGCGCTCTTCTATCACTTAGACGAATCGCTAAAGTAGATGCGTTGGATGCTATTCGAGGAGGTGATGAATAA
- a CDS encoding MalY/PatB family protein, which produces MSQFDEVIPRIGTNSEKWDGAEELFGRKDIIPMWVADMDFRAPQPVLDAFQRQIDHGIFGYSTKSKALVEAVIDWNKEQHQFEIDPSTLFFNGAVVPTISLAIRSLTNEGDAVLMVSPIYPPFFNVTKATERKVVMSPLIYENRQYRMDFTDLEKRMKEEKVKLFLLCNPQNPGGRCFTEEELVELARLCEKYQIPIVSDEIHADLVMKNHKHVPMMVAASFYQDQIITLMAATKTFNLAAIKASYYIITNKDYQAKFAAEQKYATTNGLNVFGIVGTEAAYRHGAPWLKELKEYIYSNYEYVKAALEKEVPEVGVTDLEATYLMWLDCRALPKDEKTIYADLIEAGVGVQMGSGFGHSGKGFVRFNIACPKETLEKAVKLLIQGLKK; this is translated from the coding sequence TTGAGTCAATTTGATGAAGTCATTCCACGTATTGGAACTAATTCAGAGAAGTGGGACGGGGCAGAAGAATTATTTGGCAGAAAAGATATTATTCCGATGTGGGTAGCGGATATGGATTTCCGTGCGCCCCAGCCAGTACTTGATGCATTTCAGCGTCAAATCGATCATGGGATTTTCGGTTATTCGACCAAGTCAAAAGCACTTGTCGAAGCTGTTATTGATTGGAACAAAGAGCAGCATCAGTTTGAAATCGATCCGAGCACGCTATTTTTTAATGGAGCGGTTGTTCCGACAATTTCGTTAGCGATTCGTTCTCTCACAAATGAAGGTGATGCGGTTTTAATGGTTTCGCCCATTTACCCGCCATTTTTCAATGTAACAAAAGCCACTGAACGGAAAGTGGTTATGTCGCCACTTATATATGAAAATCGGCAATATCGAATGGATTTTACCGATTTAGAAAAACGGATGAAAGAAGAAAAAGTAAAATTATTCCTTCTATGCAATCCACAAAACCCTGGTGGACGTTGTTTCACCGAAGAAGAACTTGTGGAGTTAGCGAGACTATGTGAGAAGTACCAAATTCCGATTGTTTCGGATGAAATTCATGCTGATTTAGTGATGAAAAATCATAAACATGTACCAATGATGGTCGCAGCATCGTTTTATCAAGATCAAATTATTACGTTGATGGCGGCTACAAAAACATTTAACTTAGCGGCTATTAAAGCTTCCTACTATATTATTACGAATAAAGATTATCAGGCCAAATTCGCTGCGGAGCAAAAGTACGCTACGACTAACGGGCTTAATGTCTTTGGGATTGTTGGTACAGAAGCAGCTTATCGTCACGGTGCACCTTGGTTAAAAGAGCTGAAAGAATATATTTATAGTAACTACGAATATGTCAAAGCAGCACTCGAAAAAGAAGTACCAGAAGTTGGCGTGACGGACTTAGAAGCAACTTATTTGATGTGGCTTGATTGCCGTGCCCTGCCAAAAGACGAAAAAACGATTTACGCTGATTTAATTGAAGCTGGCGTTGGTGTTCAAATGGGTTCTGGATTTGGACATTCCGGGAAAGGCTTTGTCCGTTTTAACATCGCCTGTCCAAAAGAAACTTTAGAAAAAGCTGTGAAACTTTTGATTCAAGGCTTAAAAAAATAA